A window from Malania oleifera isolate guangnan ecotype guangnan chromosome 7, ASM2987363v1, whole genome shotgun sequence encodes these proteins:
- the LOC131160965 gene encoding uncharacterized protein LOC131160965 gives MEHWKAAKKVLRYLKGTKHYMLTYRRTYQLKVVGYSDSDFARCVDSRKSTYGYLFLLVGGAISWKSVKQTIIAASTMEAEFVACFEATIQALWLQNFISRLEIPNVSRGEKILRHFPFYNTWKIPDHVEKFPPIKHLRARGTRGPKRACSTGEHAAPRWIPPYNAAHHGGFRRSFLLQTGRKHCAEISATKSDHPPGDQIFRRENKQERLDLLHPLLLSSMASSLVSGYGGKALASFPAAEEPRQSILSMRRLRSSFPEQSKKFFGNFKPRKQKIARAHRSISSRTNLAGSLDQIEKMYNFNPIKTSTIDGGDAACADLDQWLRNSVTEIVKNIGDAPFLVHIYSDGTEKGSDSHNGVRLVREKAAAENWPVIRERWEGGSCRAPNGILLVEELKSKDHHKGKTNHADINGGISPTTKLWGILIQARGLECSACYILKTCRVRSVFGFCTHFCLVRVDRFLESAESQFKQLWLQQKW, from the exons atggagcattggaaagctgcaaagaaagtattGAGGTACTTAAAAGGAACCAAACACTATATGCTCACATATAGGAGAACATATCAGTTGAAGGTGGTTGGCTACTCCGACTCAGATTTTGCTAGATGCGTTGATAGTCGTAAGTCAACGTATGGCTATTTGTTCCTATTAGTtggaggagcaatatcatggaaaaGCGTCAAACAGACTATCATAgcagcatctactatggaagctgaatttgtggcgTGCTTTGAGGCCACGATTCAAGCTTTGTGGTTGCAAAACTTCATCTCAAGACTTGAGATT CCCAATGTTTCGCGTGGTGAGAAAATCTTACGTCACTTCCCATTCTATAATACGTGGAAAATACCTGACCACGTGGAGAAATTTCCTCCAATCAAACACCTCAGAGCGCGAGGAACTCGCGGGCCGAAACGTGCATGCAGCACCGGAGAACATGCCGCGCCACGTTGGATTCCCCCATATAACGCCGCTCACCACGGCGGCTTCCGCCGCTCCTTTCTCCTCCAGACTGGACGAAAACATTGCGCAGAAATCTCCGCCACAAAATCTGATCATCCTCCCGGCGATCAGATTTTCCGGCGCGAGAATAAACAGGAACGCCTCGATCTCCTCCATCCTCTTCTCCTCTCTTCGATGGCGTCGTCGCTGGTCTCCGGTTACGGCGGAAAGGCACTTGCCTCTTTCCCGGCTGCCGAAGAGCCGCGGCAAAGCATTCTATCGATGCGTCGATTGCGGTCCTCTTTTCCCGAGCAATCCAAGAAGTTCTTCGGCAATTTCAAGCCGCGGAAACAGAAGATTGCGCGCGCTCACCGTTCGATTTCGAGCCGTACAAATCTTGCCGGATCACTtgatcaaatagaaaagatgtaCAATTTTAATCCAATCAAAACGAGTACCATTGATGGAGGAGACGCCGCTTGCGCAGATCTTGACCAATGGTTGAGAAATTCCGTTACGGAG ATTGTGAAGAACATCGGGGATGCACCTTTTCTGGTTCACATTTACTCCGACGGTACAGAAAAAGGATCCGATTCGCATAACGGAGTGAGATTGGTGAGGGAGAAGGCGGCAGCAGAGAACTGGCCCGTCATTAGAGAAAGATGGGAAGGCGGAAGCTGCCGGGCCCCTAACGGCATCCTTTTGGTGGAAGAACTGAAAAGCAAAGATCATCACAAGGGGAAGACCAACCACGCCGACATCAATGGCGGCATTTCACCGACAACAAAGCTGTGGGGAATACTGATCCAAGCAAGAGGGCTCGAATGCTCTGCCTGCTACATCCTCAAAACCTGCAGAGTGAGGTCTGTGTTCGGGTTCTGCACCCATTTCTGCTTGGTCAGAGTAGATCGCTTCCTTGAGAGTGCAGAATCTCAGTTCAAACAGCTCTGGTTGCAGCAGAAATGGTGA